A window of Natronoarchaeum philippinense contains these coding sequences:
- a CDS encoding phosphoribosylaminoimidazolesuccinocarboxamide synthase encodes MTSVKEFRVEDAPSAEELGRGAFRFTDDYSVFDWGKMPDEIPEKGQSLCAMGAFNFELLEADGVPTHYRGVVPEGEDEPIPLDEADDAPREMAIDLTQVPDLPHDGRDYDYDAYHAEAGENYLVPLEIVFRNRVPVGSSLRSRTDPADHGLDLDSWPDEPVDLDEPVVEFSTKYEESDRYLTREEADRIAGVASIEDLDATAREVNRIVTERAAEADLTHEDGKIECLYYQGEIRVADVVGTFDENRFSYEGQQLSKEVIRQYHKRTQPDWVDAVGAAKERAKDENVADWRPLCEVKPESLDDDVIGVARDIYAAGTNAYTGRDFFDAPDLDAAVAAARDL; translated from the coding sequence CGTCAAGGAGTTCCGCGTCGAGGACGCCCCCTCGGCCGAGGAGCTCGGCCGCGGCGCGTTCCGCTTTACCGACGACTACTCTGTGTTCGACTGGGGGAAGATGCCCGACGAGATCCCCGAGAAGGGCCAGAGCCTCTGTGCGATGGGCGCGTTCAACTTCGAGCTACTGGAGGCAGACGGCGTCCCGACCCACTACCGCGGCGTGGTCCCGGAGGGCGAGGACGAACCGATCCCGCTCGACGAGGCCGACGACGCACCGCGCGAGATGGCCATCGACCTGACGCAGGTGCCCGACCTGCCCCACGACGGTCGAGACTACGACTACGACGCCTACCACGCCGAGGCGGGCGAGAACTACCTCGTCCCCCTCGAAATCGTGTTCCGGAATCGAGTGCCGGTGGGGTCGAGTCTGCGCAGCCGAACCGACCCCGCCGACCACGGCCTCGATCTCGATTCGTGGCCCGACGAACCGGTCGATCTGGACGAGCCGGTCGTCGAGTTCTCCACGAAGTACGAGGAGTCCGACCGCTATCTCACTCGGGAGGAAGCCGACCGTATCGCCGGCGTGGCGTCGATCGAGGACCTCGACGCCACGGCCCGCGAGGTGAACCGGATCGTCACCGAGCGCGCCGCCGAGGCCGATCTGACCCACGAGGACGGCAAGATCGAGTGTCTCTACTATCAGGGCGAGATCCGCGTCGCCGACGTGGTCGGGACGTTCGACGAGAACCGCTTTTCGTACGAGGGCCAGCAGCTCTCGAAGGAGGTCATCCGCCAGTACCACAAGCGCACCCAGCCCGACTGGGTCGACGCGGTCGGCGCCGCCAAAGAGCGCGCCAAAGACGAGAACGTCGCCGACTGGCGCCCGCTCTGTGAAGTCAAGCCCGAATCGCTCGACGACGACGTGATCGGGGTCGCTCGCGACATCTACGCCGCAGGGACGAACGCCTACACCGGCCGGGACTTTTTCGACGCGCCGGATCTCGACGCCGCCGTCGCCGCGGCGCGGGACCTCTGA
- a CDS encoding DUF7576 family protein, translating into MVDPTSDLGEDVDEDDAPECAVCGDPIVENRDHVVRSWIEDDEVQHRHFCSDECEAEFDAEH; encoded by the coding sequence ATGGTAGACCCGACTTCGGATCTCGGAGAGGACGTGGACGAAGACGACGCGCCCGAGTGTGCCGTCTGTGGCGACCCGATCGTCGAGAACCGGGACCACGTCGTCCGGTCGTGGATCGAGGACGACGAAGTCCAGCATCGACACTTCTGTAGCGACGAGTGCGAAGCCGAGTTCGACGCCGAACACTGA